In one window of Acidovorax sp. HDW3 DNA:
- the pbpG gene encoding D-alanyl-D-alanine endopeptidase, whose translation MQKTRLAVLGRFSQWCGLALLSLALAAPMAQAAVKKPAKKQQVSSSVKKRSMARKVEPARKVARQGKTQRVRVQLPARGARNSLRAAAVAAPVVVAERQSFGQLAGLHKTDDPLDLKSSVALVVDQDTHEVLLSKNDKAVLPIASITKLMTGLLVAEAHLPLDEHLSITQDDVDTEKGSRSRLSVGTTLTRGELLHLALMSSENRAAHALGRTYPGGLAVFVAKMNAKAQQLGMKDTRYVEPTGLSSQNQSSARDLATLVGVAHGVPLLRELSTSPGYEVEVGRRTLQFNNTNRLVKSPAWDIGLQKTGYISEAGRCLVMQAEVAGRKLIMVFLDSAGKFSRLGDAERVRHWVEARSGR comes from the coding sequence ATGCAAAAGACCCGCCTTGCCGTTCTCGGACGTTTTTCCCAATGGTGTGGCCTGGCTTTGTTGAGCCTGGCCTTGGCTGCCCCCATGGCCCAGGCGGCTGTGAAAAAACCGGCCAAAAAACAGCAGGTGAGCAGCAGCGTGAAAAAGCGCAGCATGGCTCGCAAGGTGGAGCCGGCACGCAAGGTGGCCCGCCAGGGCAAGACCCAGCGCGTGCGCGTTCAATTGCCGGCGCGTGGTGCCCGCAATTCCTTGCGTGCTGCGGCTGTGGCTGCCCCCGTGGTGGTGGCGGAGCGCCAATCTTTTGGCCAGCTCGCCGGCCTGCACAAGACCGACGATCCGCTCGATCTCAAGTCCAGCGTCGCCCTGGTGGTGGATCAGGACACGCACGAAGTGCTGCTGAGCAAGAACGACAAGGCCGTGCTGCCGATCGCCTCCATCACCAAGCTCATGACCGGCCTGCTGGTGGCCGAGGCGCACCTGCCGCTCGATGAGCACCTGAGCATCACTCAGGACGACGTGGACACCGAAAAAGGCAGCCGCTCGCGCCTGTCGGTTGGCACCACGCTCACGCGCGGCGAGCTGCTGCACCTGGCGCTGATGTCGAGCGAAAACCGCGCTGCCCACGCCCTGGGCCGCACCTATCCCGGTGGCTTGGCGGTTTTTGTTGCCAAAATGAACGCCAAGGCGCAGCAGCTGGGGATGAAGGACACGCGCTACGTGGAGCCCACCGGGCTGTCGAGCCAGAACCAATCGAGCGCCCGCGACCTGGCCACCCTGGTGGGCGTGGCGCATGGCGTGCCGCTGCTGCGCGAGCTGTCCACGTCGCCGGGCTACGAGGTGGAGGTGGGCCGCCGTACCTTGCAGTTCAACAACACCAACCGCCTGGTCAAGAGCCCGGCTTGGGATATTGGCTTGCAAAAAACGGGCTATATCTCTGAAGCTGGGCGCTGTCTGGTGATGCAGGCCGAGGTGGCTGGGCGCAAGCTCATCATGGTGTTCCTGGATTCGGCAGGCAAATTCAGCCGCTTGGGCGACGCCGAGCGCGTGCGCCACTGGGTCGAGGCGCGCAGCGGCCGCTAA
- a CDS encoding 2-isopropylmalate synthase produces the protein MADKLIIFDTTLRDGEQSPGASMTRDEKLRIARQLERLKVDVIEAGFAASSNGDFECVQAIARAVKDSTICSLARANDRDIARAAEALKDANRGRIHLFIATSPLHMEKKLRMSPEQVLEQARLSTRFARNLAADIEFSAEDGYRSEIDFLARVCEAVINEGATTINIPDTVGYAIPELYGNFIKTLREKVPNSDKAIWSVHCHNDLGMAVANSLAGVQIGGARQVECTINGLGERAGNCSLEEVVMAVKTRKDYFNLQVDIATEHIVAASRMVSQTTGFVVQPNKAVVGANAFAHASGIHQDGVLKARDTYEIMRAEDVGWSANKIVLGKLSGRNAFKQRLQELGVQLDSEADVNAAFAKFKELADRKSEIFDEDILALVSDESLAHEKERYGFVSLAQHSETGERPQARIVFTVGGQEVQGQAQGNGPVDASFQAIESHVKSGAEMQLYSVNAISGSTDAQGEVTVRLQSNGRVVNGVGADPDIIVASAKAYLSALNKLHSKADKVAAQG, from the coding sequence ATGGCAGACAAACTCATCATTTTCGATACCACTTTGCGTGACGGCGAGCAGTCCCCCGGCGCCAGCATGACGCGCGACGAGAAGCTGCGCATTGCGCGCCAGCTCGAACGCCTGAAGGTCGATGTGATCGAGGCCGGCTTTGCCGCCAGCTCCAACGGCGACTTCGAGTGCGTGCAGGCGATTGCACGGGCCGTCAAGGATTCGACCATCTGCTCGCTCGCTCGCGCCAACGACCGCGACATCGCCCGCGCCGCCGAAGCGCTCAAGGACGCCAACCGGGGTCGCATCCACCTCTTCATTGCCACCAGCCCGTTGCACATGGAGAAGAAGCTGCGCATGTCGCCCGAGCAGGTTCTGGAGCAGGCGCGCCTGTCCACGCGCTTTGCGCGCAACCTGGCCGCCGACATCGAGTTCAGCGCCGAAGACGGCTACCGCAGCGAGATCGACTTTCTCGCCCGCGTCTGCGAGGCCGTGATCAACGAAGGCGCCACCACCATCAACATCCCCGACACCGTCGGCTACGCCATTCCCGAGCTGTATGGCAACTTCATCAAGACGCTGCGCGAGAAAGTTCCCAACAGCGACAAGGCCATCTGGAGCGTGCACTGCCACAACGACCTGGGCATGGCGGTGGCGAACTCCCTTGCTGGCGTCCAGATCGGCGGTGCGCGCCAGGTGGAGTGCACCATCAACGGCCTGGGCGAGCGCGCCGGCAATTGCTCGCTCGAAGAAGTCGTCATGGCGGTGAAAACGCGCAAGGACTATTTCAACCTGCAGGTCGATATCGCCACCGAGCACATCGTCGCCGCCAGCCGCATGGTCAGCCAGACCACCGGCTTCGTCGTGCAGCCGAACAAGGCCGTGGTCGGCGCCAATGCCTTCGCCCACGCCAGCGGCATCCACCAGGACGGCGTGCTCAAGGCGCGTGACACCTACGAAATCATGCGCGCCGAAGACGTGGGCTGGAGCGCCAACAAAATCGTGCTCGGCAAACTCTCGGGCCGCAACGCCTTCAAGCAGCGCCTGCAGGAACTGGGCGTGCAGCTCGACTCCGAGGCCGACGTCAACGCCGCCTTTGCCAAGTTCAAGGAGCTGGCAGACCGCAAGAGCGAGATTTTTGACGAAGACATCCTCGCTCTGGTGAGTGACGAAAGCCTGGCGCACGAGAAAGAGCGCTACGGCTTCGTCTCGCTCGCCCAGCACAGCGAAACCGGCGAGCGCCCGCAGGCGCGCATCGTCTTCACCGTCGGCGGCCAGGAAGTGCAGGGCCAGGCGCAGGGCAACGGCCCGGTCGATGCCTCGTTCCAGGCCATCGAGTCGCACGTGAAAAGCGGCGCTGAAATGCAGCTGTACTCGGTCAACGCCATCAGCGGCTCGACCGATGCGCAGGGCGAGGTCACCGTGCGCCTGCAAAGCAATGGCCGCGTGGTCAACGGCGTGGGCGCCGACCCGGACATCATCGTCGCCTCTGCCAAGGCCTACCTGAGCGCGCTCAACAAGCTGCACAGCAAGGCCGACAAAGTGGCGGCCCAGGGTTGA
- the pssA gene encoding CDP-diacylglycerol--serine O-phosphatidyltransferase, whose translation MHDGNEAGSPPAPVLPRKRRKGIYVLPNLFTLAALFGGFYAIVMAMNGRFEMAAIGVFCAMVLDSLDGRVARMTNTQSAFGEQMDSLSDMVSFGAAPALIAYEWALQGLGRWGWIAAFVYCACAALRLARFNVNTGVVDKRYFQGLPSPAAAALVMGLIWLLTDAGVRPGDSLLGLSWWHITWLTFAFTLYAGLSMVTNAPFYSFKDLHMKRSVPFAAIVLIVLAIAIINIHAPTVLFGVFVLYGLSGYVVYAWRKAKGQPTSVISTSTDEPDERGLHK comes from the coding sequence ATGCATGATGGGAACGAGGCCGGCAGCCCGCCAGCGCCCGTGTTGCCGCGCAAACGGCGCAAGGGCATTTACGTTTTGCCCAATCTGTTCACGCTGGCGGCGTTGTTTGGCGGCTTCTATGCCATCGTCATGGCCATGAATGGGCGCTTTGAGATGGCCGCCATCGGCGTCTTCTGCGCCATGGTGCTCGACAGCCTCGATGGCCGCGTGGCGCGCATGACGAACACGCAAAGCGCTTTTGGCGAGCAGATGGATTCGCTCTCGGACATGGTCTCCTTTGGCGCTGCGCCCGCGCTCATCGCCTACGAATGGGCGCTGCAGGGCCTGGGGCGCTGGGGCTGGATTGCTGCCTTTGTTTATTGCGCCTGCGCTGCGCTGCGCCTGGCGCGCTTTAACGTCAACACCGGCGTGGTGGACAAGCGCTATTTTCAGGGCCTGCCCTCGCCGGCGGCGGCGGCGCTGGTGATGGGCTTGATCTGGCTGCTCACGGATGCCGGCGTGCGCCCCGGTGACAGCCTGCTGGGCCTGAGCTGGTGGCACATCACCTGGCTGACGTTTGCCTTTACCCTCTACGCCGGCCTGAGCATGGTGACGAATGCGCCGTTCTACAGCTTCAAAGACTTGCACATGAAGCGCAGCGTGCCCTTTGCCGCCATCGTCCTCATCGTGCTGGCGATCGCCATCATCAACATCCATGCGCCGACGGTGCTGTTTGGCGTTTTCGTGCTCTACGGTCTTTCGGGCTACGTGGTCTATGCCTGGCGCAAGGCCAAGGGCCAGCCCACCAGCGTCATCAGCACCTCGACCGACGAGCCCGACGAGCGCGGCCTGCACAAGTAA
- the ilvC gene encoding ketol-acid reductoisomerase — MKVFYDKDCDLSLIKGKTVAIIGYGSQGHAHAQNLNESGVKVIVGLRKGGASWDKVAKAGLTVMEVNDAVKAADLVMILLPDENIPEVYNNNVAPNIKQGATLAFAHGFNVHYNQVVPRADLDVIMVAPKGPGHTVRSEYLKGGGVPSLIAVYQDKSGKARDLALSYAMANGGGKGGIIETNFKEETETDLFGEQAVLCGGAVELVKMGFETLTEAGYAPEMAYFECLHELKLIVDLMYEGGIANMNYSISNNAEYGEYVTGTEVINEQSRAAMRNALKRIQTGEYAKMFILEGKTNYPSMTARRRQNAEHAIEQVGGQLRAMMPWIAKNKLVDQSRN, encoded by the coding sequence ATGAAAGTTTTCTACGACAAAGACTGTGACCTGTCCCTCATCAAGGGCAAGACCGTCGCCATCATCGGCTACGGCAGCCAGGGCCACGCGCACGCGCAGAACCTGAACGAAAGCGGCGTCAAGGTCATCGTTGGCCTGCGCAAGGGCGGCGCTTCGTGGGACAAGGTCGCCAAGGCCGGCCTCACGGTGATGGAAGTCAACGACGCCGTCAAGGCCGCCGACCTGGTCATGATCTTGTTGCCCGACGAGAACATTCCCGAGGTGTACAACAACAACGTTGCGCCCAACATCAAGCAAGGCGCCACGCTGGCCTTTGCCCACGGCTTCAACGTGCACTACAACCAGGTCGTGCCGCGCGCCGATCTGGACGTGATCATGGTCGCCCCCAAGGGCCCGGGCCACACCGTGCGCTCCGAGTACTTGAAGGGCGGCGGCGTGCCCTCGCTCATCGCTGTGTACCAGGACAAGAGCGGCAAGGCGCGTGACCTGGCCCTGTCCTACGCCATGGCCAACGGCGGCGGCAAGGGCGGCATCATCGAGACCAACTTCAAGGAAGAGACCGAAACCGACCTGTTCGGCGAGCAGGCCGTGCTCTGCGGCGGCGCCGTCGAGCTGGTGAAGATGGGTTTTGAGACCCTGACCGAAGCCGGCTACGCCCCCGAGATGGCCTACTTCGAGTGCCTGCACGAGTTGAAGCTCATCGTCGATCTGATGTACGAAGGCGGCATCGCCAACATGAACTACTCCATCTCCAACAACGCGGAGTATGGCGAGTACGTGACGGGCACCGAGGTCATCAACGAGCAGTCGCGCGCGGCCATGCGCAATGCCTTGAAGCGCATCCAGACTGGTGAATACGCCAAGATGTTCATCCTGGAAGGCAAGACCAACTACCCCAGCATGACGGCCCGCCGCCGCCAGAACGCGGAGCACGCCATCGAGCAAGTCGGTGGCCAGCTGCGCGCCATGATGCCCTGGATCGCCAAGAACAAGCTGGTGGACCAGAGCCGCAACTGA
- the ilvN gene encoding acetolactate synthase small subunit, with the protein MKHIIAVLLENEAGALSRVVALFSARGYNIESLTVAPTEDPSLSRMTIQTTGSDDVIEQITKHLNRLIEVVKVVDLTEGAYTERELMMVKVRAVGKEREEMKRMADIFRGRIIDVTEKSYTVELTGDQSKNDAFLQALDRTAILETVRTGASGIGRGERILRV; encoded by the coding sequence ATGAAACACATCATTGCCGTTTTGCTGGAAAACGAAGCCGGCGCGCTCTCGCGCGTGGTGGCGCTGTTTTCCGCCCGGGGCTACAACATCGAGTCGCTCACCGTGGCGCCGACGGAAGACCCCTCGCTCTCGCGCATGACCATCCAGACCACCGGCTCGGATGACGTCATCGAGCAGATCACCAAGCACCTGAACCGCCTCATCGAGGTCGTGAAGGTGGTCGATCTGACCGAAGGCGCTTATACCGAGCGCGAGCTGATGATGGTCAAGGTGCGCGCCGTTGGTAAGGAGCGCGAGGAGATGAAGCGCATGGCCGACATTTTCCGTGGCCGCATCATCGACGTGACCGAGAAAAGCTATACCGTCGAGCTGACGGGCGATCAGTCCAAGAACGATGCCTTCTTGCAGGCGCTCGACCGCACGGCCATTTTGGAGACGGTGCGCACCGGCGCCAGCGGCATTGGCCGGGGCGAGCGCATTTTGCGCGTCTAA
- a CDS encoding acetolactate synthase 3 catalytic subunit: protein MEISKADSAAPQTSAAPELMGAEIVVKALQAEGVKYIWGYPGGAVLYIYDALYKQESIQHVLVRHEQAAVHAADGYARATGDVGVALVTSGPGLTNAVTGIATAYMDSIPMVIISGQVPTAAIGLDAFQECDTVGITRPIVKHNFLVKDVRDLAETMKKAFHIARTGRPGPVVVDVPKDVSFKKIVYQGYPQSVEMRSYNPAKKGHSGQIRKALQLLLTAKRPYIYTGGGVLLGNACNELRTLVDMLGYPVTHTLMGLGAYPSSDRKFVGMLGMHGTVEANNAMQNCDVLLAVGARFDDRVIGNPKHFAQNDRKIIHIDIDPSSISKRVKVDIPIVGDVKDVLAELIAMIRETPQRPDAGALAAWWDQIEGWRARDCLQYDRGNTEVIKPQFVVETLWNMTKDTETYITSDVGQHQMWAAQFYKFNEPRRWINSGGLGTMGVGIPYAMGIKLAKPDAEVFCITGEGSVQMNIQELSTCLQYNTPIKICSLNNRYLGMVRQWQEIEYSGRYSHSYMDALPNFVKLAEAYGHVGLLIERPQDVEPALREARKLKDRTVFLDFRTDPTENVFPMVRAGKGITEMLLGSEDL from the coding sequence ATGGAAATTTCCAAGGCTGACAGTGCAGCCCCGCAGACCTCTGCCGCACCCGAATTGATGGGTGCCGAAATCGTCGTCAAGGCCTTGCAGGCCGAGGGCGTGAAGTACATCTGGGGCTACCCCGGCGGTGCTGTCCTCTACATCTACGACGCGCTCTACAAACAAGAATCCATCCAGCACGTGCTGGTGCGCCACGAGCAGGCGGCCGTGCACGCTGCCGACGGCTACGCCCGCGCCACCGGCGATGTCGGGGTGGCCCTGGTGACCTCCGGCCCTGGCCTGACGAATGCCGTCACCGGCATTGCCACGGCGTACATGGATTCGATCCCCATGGTCATCATCTCGGGCCAGGTGCCGACGGCGGCCATCGGCCTCGATGCCTTCCAGGAATGCGACACCGTGGGCATCACGCGCCCGATCGTCAAGCACAACTTCCTCGTCAAGGATGTGCGCGACCTGGCCGAGACCATGAAGAAGGCGTTTCATATCGCCCGCACCGGCCGTCCCGGCCCGGTGGTGGTTGATGTGCCCAAGGACGTCTCGTTCAAGAAAATCGTGTACCAGGGTTATCCGCAGAGCGTGGAAATGCGCTCTTACAACCCGGCGAAAAAAGGCCACAGCGGCCAGATTCGCAAAGCGCTGCAGCTTTTGCTGACGGCCAAGCGCCCGTATATCTACACCGGCGGCGGCGTGCTGCTGGGCAATGCCTGCAACGAGCTGCGCACCCTGGTCGATATGCTGGGCTACCCGGTGACGCACACGCTCATGGGGCTGGGCGCCTATCCGTCGTCCGATCGCAAGTTCGTCGGCATGTTGGGTATGCATGGCACGGTGGAAGCCAACAACGCCATGCAAAACTGCGACGTGCTGCTGGCCGTGGGCGCACGCTTTGACGACCGCGTGATCGGCAACCCCAAGCACTTCGCGCAAAACGACCGCAAGATCATTCATATCGACATTGATCCGTCGTCGATCTCCAAGCGCGTCAAGGTCGATATCCCGATCGTCGGCGACGTCAAGGACGTGCTGGCCGAGTTGATCGCCATGATCCGCGAGACGCCCCAGCGCCCTGACGCCGGCGCTCTGGCCGCCTGGTGGGATCAGATCGAAGGCTGGCGCGCGCGCGATTGCCTGCAATACGACCGGGGCAATACCGAGGTCATCAAGCCGCAGTTCGTGGTTGAGACGCTGTGGAACATGACGAAGGACACGGAGACCTACATCACCTCCGACGTCGGCCAGCACCAGATGTGGGCGGCGCAGTTCTACAAGTTCAACGAGCCGCGCCGTTGGATCAACTCCGGTGGCCTGGGCACCATGGGCGTGGGCATTCCGTACGCCATGGGCATCAAGCTGGCCAAGCCCGATGCCGAGGTGTTCTGCATCACCGGCGAGGGCTCGGTGCAGATGAACATCCAGGAGCTCTCCACCTGCCTGCAGTACAACACGCCGATCAAGATTTGTTCGCTCAACAACCGCTACCTCGGCATGGTGCGCCAGTGGCAGGAGATTGAATACTCAGGTCGCTACAGCCACAGCTACATGGATGCGCTGCCCAACTTCGTCAAGCTCGCTGAAGCCTACGGCCACGTCGGCCTGCTGATCGAGCGCCCGCAGGACGTGGAGCCGGCGCTGCGCGAGGCACGCAAGTTGAAGGATCGCACCGTGTTCCTGGACTTCCGCACCGACCCGACCGAGAACGTGTTCCCCATGGTGCGCGCCGGCAAGGGCATCACGGAAATGCTGCTCGGTTCCGAAGACCTTTAA